The candidate division KSB1 bacterium sequence AGCTCCTTCAGCACCTGGCTGGAGGCGTCCATGCCAAGTGCAACCAGAAGGATGGCGGCCTTTTGTCGACCGGAAAGCTTCTCGCTGGGCGCCATTTCACTCCTCGACTAGCCAGTATCTGATCAGGCGTGCAGCGGCGCGAGGATTTTCGCGGGTAAAGTCCACGACTTGCTTTTCCAGCTCGGCTCTCGCCTTTGCGTCTTCGCTGAGCTCTGGGGCTTCACGTCCGGCACCGAGTTCAGCGCGCTTCGCCCCTATGAGCTGCTCGGCAGAAGGCTGCTCAGCAGCGGTCAGCGAGCCCCGGAACCGGCGCAGGCGCGAGCGCAGAAGCGCCAACAACAACAGCAGCAGCACCCCCACCAGTATCTTCTGCCCCAACGACACATAGAAGGCCATGCGCTCCTTGCGCTGCACGGTCTTCAGCCATTCCTCGCCCTCGGTCAACAGGCTCGTGTCGAACTGCAAGTTGGTGATCTCGAATTGGTCCCCACGCTCTTCGCTGAACCCCACCGCGCCCTTGACCATTGCCTCCAGGCGACTCAGCTCTTCTTCGCTGCGCGGAACGTATTCGCGCACTGTGCCGCCATCGGGCCCCTGCGACGTTCGGTAGGCGCCGTTGACCAGCACCGCCACCGAAAGCCGCTCAATATTGCCCACCGACTCCACCACGTGTTCCACCGTCTTGCTGACCTGGTAATTGGTGACCGTGCGCCGCGAGCTCACCAGCGGTTTCCCAGAGGTATCGCCGCTCGTCTCCTCAAGGTTTTCCTGACTTAGCACCGCGGCCAAATCTGGATCGTAGCTTTCCGCCACCTTGTCAGCCTTCTTGAAGTTCAGCTCCGCCGCCACGCGCACGATGGCGTTGCCTGGCCCCAACACGCCATCGAGCATCGTCTGGGCCTTGCTCTGCAGGTAAGCCTCGACCTTCTTCTGCAGCTCCAGTTGGCTCGCGGACAGGCCGACCACGGAATCTCGCTCAGTGTTGTCCGAAAGAATACGCCCTTCGGTGTCCACGATGGTCACATCGCGCTCGTCAAGACCCTCCACGCTGTTGGCCACCAGATTTGCGATGCCTGCTACCTGTTCCTCGCGCAGCCGCGCCCCAGGGCGGAGGCGCAAGAGCACCGAAGCGGTGGGTTTCTGTTGATCTTCTTTGAACAGTCGATCTTTCGGGAATACCAGGTGCACCCGGGCAAACTCCACTTCCGACAAGGCTTGGATCGTGCGCCCCAGTTCTCCCTCCAGCGCCCGTTGGTAGTTCACCGACTGGACAAACTCGGAGACGCCGATGTCCTTCTTGTCAAAGACCTCGTAGCCGATTTTCCCCGAACGCGGAAGGTCCTCAGCCGCCAACTTCATGCGCAATTCGTACACCCGGTTGGCGGGTACCAAAATGGCCCTTCCCCCTTCCTCCAATCGGTATGGCACCCTCGAGCTCCTGAGGAGCTCGACGACTTTTTCCCCGTCCTTGAGGTCCATGTCCGAGTAGAGGGTGACGAATTCTGGCTGTGTTGCCCAGCGCAAGAGGAAGAAAAAGCCACCGACAATGGCTGCGAGCGTGACGACGAACACCACCTTCTGCACTGGGGTGTACTGTGCCGAAACCTCTCGGTACCACGTGGAAAAGGATTTGCCTTTTGTAGCAGCTTCAGCCATGGCTCCTCAACCCTCCACCGGGGCTCACACCTGCATGCGCATCAGCTCGCGGTAGGCTTCCAGCAAGCGGTTGCGGATCTCAATGACCAGCTCCAGGCTCACCCTGCTTTTTTCCACAGCAATCATCACTTCGTGAATATCCTCGATCTGGCCAGACGCCATTTGCCGAACTGCCTCGCCGGCCTTGAGCTGCATCTGATTGGTCTCGTCCAGGTACTTGTTGATAATCTGCCCAAAGCTTGGTACCTCCCCAGACTGCGGCACGCCGATCCTTTCGGATTGTGGCAGGGACCCGCTAGAGAGGTTACTGATCTGTTCAATTCTCATCTATTGCTTCCTTTCTGCAATGCCACGCCGGATCTGCCCGCTGCGCTTCACGTGCGCGCATCGATGTGCTGCCCCAGCTTTGGCGCCGGCTCACCGCCCTGAGCGAGCCGGTATGCCCGCACACCATTGCCGAAAAGACCTGGCGGAAAGAGACGGCCCAACATCTCCTGTTCGGCCATATCCAGAGGGCTTTCCTCTTCCGCATGGGTAGCAGGCGGTACATTGCCCGAGAGGATAACCTTGTCAGAATCCTCCTTTCTGCCCACCTCGGACGTCACACCTGCGCTGCGGTTGTAGGTGTGAAATCGCTCGCCCCCGGCCCGTTGAGGTGCACGAAGCTGGTCATAATTGGAGAAAGAATCCACTACAAGATCGATCCGCATACCCTGCCTCGCCCGATCCTGACAACGCTTTCCTAAATCTCCAACGCCTTCTTTGCCATCGTCTTAGTGGCTTGCACCACGCTCAGGTTTGCCTCATAGGCCCGCGTGGCGGTCATCAACGAGAGCATCTCTTTAACCATGTTCACATTTGGCTTACGCACATAGCCCTCAGCGTCTGCGAGGGGGTGTCCGGGATCATAGACCAACTGCCCCTGGTCGCTGCTCTCCCTTACCTCCTTTGCCTCGACGGCGACGGCCGGGGAGCGATGACCCAGCAGTCGTGCGCGCGCTGCCATGATACGCTCGCCCACCGGCCCCAGGCGCGCCAACTCGCGTTGCACGAGAGTGGAAAACTTTTCTACGCCGGTTTGTCGGAACACCACGTCCCGTCGGCGATAAGGACCGCCCTCGGGCGTCTCCAGGGTCTCGGCGTTGGCGATGTTACTCGCAGCCGCATCCAACTGCTGCCGTTGCGCCGCCAGCCCTGAGGCGGCAACGTTGAGCACCGTAAACAACCGCTCCAATCCCATGCCTCAGACTCCTCACTTGCTACGTGCGGCCACGTATGCTGGCCAAGAGCGCCTTGAAGTTATTGCTAATCAGCTGCGCCGACACCAGGTAGGTAAGTTGCGTCTTGGCCATCTCGACCATTTCTGTCTCAATGTTCACGTCGTTGGCCGCGCCACCTGTACCAGGCACCTCCTCCAGCGGCACTTGCTCGCCCGCAAGCCGCGCCCCGCCAACATCCATGTGGCGCTCGTGAGCCTTAAGCCCCGAGAGAAAGCCTCTGCCGGTTGCCTCCGCAAGCAGTTCCTCGAAGGCCACGTCCTTCCGACGATAGCCAGGGGTGTTGACATTGGCCACGTTCGAGGCGATGGCCCGCTCCCGCGCCGTGGTCAAGTTCAGGATGCGGTGCAGCAGAGGTATCGATGTGCGAGCAAAGATCCCGTCGAGCATTCCGTTCCCTCCAGAGTTTCCTGGCCATGAAGCGCACCCTCACCTTGGCAACAGATGTGCCACCCGAGCCTAGGCCTCCCTAAGGAAAAGAGAGGCTCGATAACTATCAAAATATCAAGTAGTAGGAGGATAACCAAGATGTGTCGCTCGCGGGTATCGGCGGAGTGGAAAGGGACGTGGACGGGTAGTTTTTTCTCCTCCCAGAACTTTTTTGCCTACCTGAGGAGGACTACCCGAAAGGGGGGACAAGAAGACGGAATATCTTGATGTGACCGTGCGCTGAATAGACCCACCATGGCCTCCTCTTAGGGTGGTGATCTTTCAGCAACACGTTCCTGCCACCACGAGCAAGTAGGGGCTCAAGTGGCAGGCTCCCACACGGCTCTACCGGGCTGGGAATCGAATCACAAACTGGCTCCCTCGCCCATTGGAATGCAGTTCGATTTCCCCTTCTAGCTGGTCGACCAAAGTGCTCACAAGCTGCAACCCTAAGGAAGGCGAGTTGCGGAAATCAAGGCCTTTGGGGAAGCCCACGCCGTCGTCAGCCACTTGCAAGGCATAGCGGCCGTTCTCGCGGGCAAACGAGACCCTAATCATCCCGGCTCTGGCCTTCGGGAAGGCGTGCTTCAGCGCGTTGCTCACCAGCTCATTGACGATCAGTCCGCAGGGG is a genomic window containing:
- the flgB gene encoding flagellar basal body rod protein FlgB; its protein translation is MLDGIFARTSIPLLHRILNLTTARERAIASNVANVNTPGYRRKDVAFEELLAEATGRGFLSGLKAHERHMDVGGARLAGEQVPLEEVPGTGGAANDVNIETEMVEMAKTQLTYLVSAQLISNNFKALLASIRGRT
- the fliF gene encoding flagellar basal-body MS-ring/collar protein FliF, translated to MAEAATKGKSFSTWYREVSAQYTPVQKVVFVVTLAAIVGGFFFLLRWATQPEFVTLYSDMDLKDGEKVVELLRSSRVPYRLEEGGRAILVPANRVYELRMKLAAEDLPRSGKIGYEVFDKKDIGVSEFVQSVNYQRALEGELGRTIQALSEVEFARVHLVFPKDRLFKEDQQKPTASVLLRLRPGARLREEQVAGIANLVANSVEGLDERDVTIVDTEGRILSDNTERDSVVGLSASQLELQKKVEAYLQSKAQTMLDGVLGPGNAIVRVAAELNFKKADKVAESYDPDLAAVLSQENLEETSGDTSGKPLVSSRRTVTNYQVSKTVEHVVESVGNIERLSVAVLVNGAYRTSQGPDGGTVREYVPRSEEELSRLEAMVKGAVGFSEERGDQFEITNLQFDTSLLTEGEEWLKTVQRKERMAFYVSLGQKILVGVLLLLLLALLRSRLRRFRGSLTAAEQPSAEQLIGAKRAELGAGREAPELSEDAKARAELEKQVVDFTRENPRAAARLIRYWLVEE
- the fliE gene encoding flagellar hook-basal body complex protein FliE, whose product is MRIEQISNLSSGSLPQSERIGVPQSGEVPSFGQIINKYLDETNQMQLKAGEAVRQMASGQIEDIHEVMIAVEKSRVSLELVIEIRNRLLEAYRELMRMQV
- the flgC gene encoding flagellar basal body rod protein FlgC, with the translated sequence MGLERLFTVLNVAASGLAAQRQQLDAAASNIANAETLETPEGGPYRRRDVVFRQTGVEKFSTLVQRELARLGPVGERIMAARARLLGHRSPAVAVEAKEVRESSDQGQLVYDPGHPLADAEGYVRKPNVNMVKEMLSLMTATRAYEANLSVVQATKTMAKKALEI